In Flavobacteriales bacterium, one genomic interval encodes:
- a CDS encoding Omp28-related outer membrane protein — MKKITTLLALLPTVLIGQSLVTQTPQNRSALLEDFTGILCGYCPEGHVIMASLEAMHGTKIAVVGVHAGGYAVPGAGQPDFRTPEGTAIDAYFTIGGYPSGVINRHIFGGEDDLGRGAWEGAVAEMLALPSPVNLGVESSYDAGTNELTVNVELYYTADSPTGDDYISVLVKEDHLDGPQIDYGPSGDHDNYDHVHVLRGYATDTWGDMVPNPTMGSSITRSYTMTIPAAWNIANCRVVAFVSEDHSEVYQTSDIAADGGTTLVIGEFAESAPVYVGVPTGTPATVNTVFTNLLGATEDYIVTLTSTGAPSGWSSELQVNGSAVTSPNTAQVAAGDDLNMDVSITPDATPGVGIYLLSVASSSNPEAPVLERAFNVISGITDLVVTHNGAEQWEPIYTDGLMQAGNTAYAAVAKDKFLNFASEGALTGVNNFYMNISWTFPSLTDDEVAALSALMAAGSDVMIAGQDIGWDQSGATGSYGTAATQSFYSDYMHATYVADGSTAQNLVNFIDGDLVFGDVPNSSIAAVFGTNTYPDQITPIAPAVGILHYNTNTNLIGGLRCETTDYKVVYFGVGPEQMSNADVAHSMVALSHDWFYGIVSVEEFDALLASTLGQAYPVPANDRITIPFSDLRTSATLEVYDVTGRSVMQKNIANGTTQIILDVAGLRAGLYRYALRTAEGLGAAKAFQVVK; from the coding sequence TGTTACCAACGGTCCTTATTGGGCAGTCGTTGGTAACACAAACCCCACAGAACCGATCGGCTTTGTTGGAAGACTTCACTGGGATCCTCTGTGGCTATTGCCCGGAAGGCCATGTGATCATGGCTTCATTGGAGGCCATGCATGGAACGAAGATCGCCGTTGTTGGTGTCCATGCCGGCGGTTATGCTGTACCTGGAGCAGGTCAGCCGGATTTTCGCACGCCGGAAGGAACGGCGATCGATGCGTATTTCACGATCGGCGGATATCCCTCTGGTGTTATCAATCGTCATATCTTCGGTGGCGAAGATGATCTTGGGCGTGGTGCATGGGAAGGTGCTGTTGCTGAAATGTTAGCATTGCCAAGTCCTGTGAACCTAGGCGTTGAAAGCAGCTATGACGCAGGTACCAATGAACTTACCGTGAACGTTGAGCTCTATTACACAGCCGACAGCCCTACGGGCGACGATTACATTAGCGTATTGGTAAAGGAAGATCATTTGGACGGCCCGCAAATAGATTATGGCCCGTCCGGAGATCATGATAACTATGATCACGTTCATGTGCTTAGGGGATATGCTACGGATACGTGGGGAGATATGGTGCCGAACCCGACAATGGGTAGCTCGATAACTCGCAGCTATACCATGACGATTCCAGCGGCTTGGAATATTGCGAACTGTAGGGTCGTTGCTTTCGTGAGCGAAGATCACAGCGAGGTATACCAGACCAGTGACATTGCTGCTGATGGAGGAACAACACTCGTTATTGGTGAATTTGCGGAGAGTGCCCCTGTTTATGTTGGTGTGCCAACTGGTACACCAGCCACGGTCAACACAGTGTTCACGAACCTATTAGGTGCTACTGAGGACTACATTGTTACGCTTACCAGCACGGGTGCACCTTCAGGTTGGAGCAGTGAGCTACAAGTGAACGGCTCAGCGGTGACGAGTCCTAATACTGCACAAGTTGCGGCTGGAGATGACCTTAATATGGATGTCTCGATAACTCCGGATGCTACACCTGGTGTGGGCATCTATCTACTTTCAGTAGCATCTTCGTCCAATCCGGAAGCACCAGTGTTGGAAAGGGCCTTCAATGTGATCAGCGGTATCACTGATCTTGTGGTAACACACAATGGAGCAGAACAATGGGAACCTATCTACACCGATGGACTGATGCAAGCTGGCAATACCGCCTATGCAGCAGTAGCCAAGGACAAATTCTTGAATTTTGCTAGCGAGGGTGCGCTAACTGGAGTGAATAATTTTTATATGAACATTAGTTGGACATTCCCATCACTAACGGACGATGAAGTTGCAGCGCTATCGGCGCTTATGGCTGCGGGCAGCGATGTAATGATCGCAGGCCAGGATATTGGATGGGATCAAAGTGGTGCAACCGGGTCTTATGGCACTGCTGCAACGCAGTCGTTCTATTCGGATTACATGCATGCAACCTATGTGGCAGACGGAAGTACAGCTCAGAACCTTGTGAATTTCATCGATGGTGATCTTGTTTTTGGAGACGTTCCGAACAGCAGCATTGCAGCGGTTTTCGGAACCAATACTTATCCTGACCAGATCACTCCGATCGCGCCAGCGGTCGGTATCCTTCATTATAATACGAACACCAATTTGATCGGTGGGCTGCGTTGTGAGACCACGGACTACAAGGTGGTCTATTTCGGTGTTGGTCCAGAGCAAATGTCCAATGCGGATGTAGCGCATAGCATGGTTGCTTTGAGCCACGATTGGTTCTATGGTATTGTGAGTGTTGAGGAATTCGATGCGTTGCTCGCCTCTACTTTGGGTCAAGCGTACCCGGTTCCTGCGAATGACCGGATCACTATTCCGTTCTCGGATCTACGCACCAGCGCAACCTTGGAAGTGTATGATGTAACAGGGCGCAGCGTGATGCAAAAAAACATTGCGAACGGTACCACACAAATAATTCTGGACGTTGCAGGTCTACGCGCCGGCCTTTACCGTTATGCATTGCGTACGGCTGAAGGACTAGGTGCTGCGAAAGCATTTCAGGTAGTGAAGTGA